One segment of Belonocnema kinseyi isolate 2016_QV_RU_SX_M_011 chromosome 7, B_treatae_v1, whole genome shotgun sequence DNA contains the following:
- the LOC117176827 gene encoding bis(5'-nucleosyl)-tetraphosphatase [asymmetrical], protein MGKRACGLIIFRRFKGPVEYLLMQTSYGEHHWTPPKGHVDPGENDMQTALRETEEEAGFVRDDLKIFEEAKQEMEYLVKGKSKVVIYWLAELINTKKDARLSREHQDFKWLPIKEACALAGYSEMQTALKASDKYIIENVLSSK, encoded by the exons ATGGGCAAACGAGCTTGTGGACTTATTATTTTTCGCAGATTTAAAGGGCCAGTTGAATATTTGTTGATGCAAACATCGTACGGCGAACATCACTGGACGCCGCCGAAAG GGCATGTGGATCCAGGAGAAAATGACATGCAAACAGCTCTTCGCGAAACGGAAGAGGAAGCTGGTTTCGTTCGAGATGATCTGAAAATATTCGAAGAAGCCAAGCAAGAAATGGAATACCTGGTTAAGGGTAAATCAAAAGTTGTGATTTATTGGCTCGCGGAGTTGATCAATACAAAAAAGGATGCTCGCTTATCCAGAGAGCATCAAGATTTCAAATGGCTTCCTATTAAGGAGGCTTGTGCCTTGGCTGGATATTCTGAAATGCAAACTGCTTTAAAAGCGagtgataaatatattattgaaaatgttcTTTCTAGTAAATAG